Sequence from the Streptomyces peucetius genome:
CGCGCCCGGAGAGGACGCCGGCCAGTGCGGGACCGCCCTCCTCGCCGGGGAAGAACGCCTGCACCACGGCCGCAAGCCGGTCCGCCCAGCGGCCCAGGGCGTACGGCCGGCCCGTCACCAGCACGGCCACCACCGGCGTGCCGGTGGCCAGCAGGGCGTCCAGCAGCCGGGCCTGGACGCCCGGGAGCGAGAGGTCGGCCGCGTCGCAGCCCTCGCCGGAGGTGCCGCGGCCGAAGAGCCCGGCCCGGTCGCCGAGGACGGCCACGCAGACGTCGGCGTCGGCCGCCAGCCGCACCGCGTCGGCGATGCCGGAAGTGTCCGGCCCGTCGACGTCGCAGCCGGCGGCGTGGCGGACGGCCGCGTCGGGGAACTCGTCGGTCAGCGCCGCCAGCACGGTGGGGATGTCGACGCCGAGGGGCACGTCGGGGTGCGAGACGCCTACATGACTGGGGAAGGAGTAGCAGCCGAGCATGGCCAGCGGATCGTCGGCCCGGGGACCGACGACCGCGATGCGGCGGGCGTCGCGGAGCGGGAGGGCGCCGCCCGCGTTGGCGAGCAGTACGCAGGACTGCTCCGCCATCAGCCGGGCGGTTGCACGGTTGGCGGGCGCGTCCAGGTCGACGGTGCCGCGCACGGACGCCGGGTCGTCCGATCCGCCGAGCACGTCGGGCAGCGGCGACCAGTCGGGGTCGAGCAGCCCCAGTTCGCACTTCTGGAGCAGCACCCGGCGCAGTGCGCGGTCCACAGCGGCCTCGGGCACGGTACCGTCCCGCACGGCGTCGACGAGTGCGTCGCCGTAGGAGCGGACGGTCGGCAGTTCGACGTCGACACCTGCCGTCAGGGCGAGGCGGGCGGCGTCGCCGGGGTCGGCGGCGACCTTGTGGAGCGTCTCGAGGAAGCCGATGCCGAAGTAGTCGGCGACGACGGTGCCGGTGAAGCCCCAGGAGTCCCGCAGGAGTCCGGTGAGCAGCCGGGTGTCGGCGGCGGCCGGCACGCCGTCGATCTCGGCGTACGAGTGCATCACCGAGCGGGCGCCGCCGTCGCGCAGCGCCATCTCGAACGGCGGGAGGATGACGTCCGCGAGCTCCCGGGCGCCGGCGCGGACCGGGGCCAGATTGCGGGCGCCGGCGGACGCGGAGTACCCGGCGAAGTGCTTCAGGGTGGCGACGATCCCGGTGGACTGCAGCCCCCGGACGTAGGCGGTGCCGACCGTGGCGACGAGATACGGGTCCTCGCCGATGGTCTCCTCCACCCGGCCCCATCTGAGGTCGCGCACCACGTCGAGCACGGGTGCGAGGCCCTGGTGCACGCCGACGGCGCGCAGGTCCGCGCCGATGCGGCGGGCCATGGCCGCCACCAGGCCGGGGTCGAAGGTGGCGCCCCAGGCCAGCGGTACGGGGTAGGCGGTGGCGGACCACGCGGTGAACCCGGCCAGGCACTCCTCGTGGGCGAGCGCCGGGATGCCGAAGCGGTTCGCGGCGGTGATCTGCCGCTGGGCGCGGGCGAGGGCCACCGCGCCGGTCGCCGGGTCGACGGGGGCGGTGCCGAAGGGGCGGGTGAGCTGGCCGAGCCCGCGGGTGATGAGGGTGTCCCAGTCGACCGGGGCGACCATGTCGTTCTGGTGGGGCGCGACGCCGTCCCCGTCGCCGTCGGCACCCACCCACACGCCGTAGAGCTGGGCGGTCTTCTCCTCGAGGGTCATGCGGCCCATGAGGTCCTCGACCCGTGCCTCGGCGGGGAGGGACGGGTCCCGCCAGGGGCCCTCGGTGCCGGGGGCGGAGGCGTCGCCGGGGAGGGGGGCGGTGGGCGCGTCCGGGGCATGCGGAATTGCCATCGGGCAGGGGTTCCTCTCGGTGGTGGCAAGTGTGCGAACTCGGCGGCGGGTTACTTGCCGCCGACGCCCATCAGGCCGTTGACCAGGGCGCGTCGGGCGAAGAGATAGACCGTGAAGATGGGGATCACGGAGAGCACGACGGCCGCGAGCAGGGCGGGGACGTTGAGCCCGAACTGGCCCATGAAGTTGAAGAGTCCGAGGGTCAGCACGCGCTGCTCCTCGGACTGGGTGAGGATCAGCGGGAACAGGAAGCCGTTCCACGCCTGGAGCGCGGAGAAGATCGCGACCGTGCTGATTCCGGCGCGCGACATGGGTACGGCGAGCTGCCACAGCATCCGCAGCGGCGTCGCCCCGTCCAGCGCCATCGCCTCGTACAGCTCCTCGGAGATGTCCCGGAGGGTGGAGGTGAGCACCAGCACGGCGACGGGCATCGAGAACGCCGCGGTCGGCAGGATGACGGCGGCCAGTGAGTCGTAGAGGCCCGTCTCGGCGATGAGCAGGTACAGCGGCACCACGACCGCCTGCGCGGGGATGGCGACGCCGAGCAGGAAGGTCCTGAAGGCCAGCGACGACAGCCGGCTGCGGGTGCGTACGGCCACATAGGAGAGGGGGACGCAGAGCAGCAGCACGATGGCGACGGTCGCGGCCGCCACGATCGCCGTGTTGGTGAGCAGGGTGAGGAATCCGCTGCCGAGAACGGTGTTGTAGTTCTCGAGCGTCGGACGGGCCGGGAAGGCCAGCGGGTTGCCGTCGAGCGCGGCGTCCTGGCGGGTCAGCGACGAGGAGAGAAGGGTGTAGAACGGCACCAGGACGACGACGAGCCAGGCCAGCGTCCCGAGACCGACGAGCGGGTTGCCCTTCGGCCGGCGGCGCGCCTTCGGCCGCACGCGAGGTGCGGTGGTCAGGTGTGCGGTCATCGGGTCACATCCCTTCACGGGTGGAGCGCATCGACCCGAATCCGCTGAACTTCACCATCAGCAGCGACAGGGCGGTCGCCACCACGACGAGGGCCGTGGCGATGGCGCTGGCGTAGCCGAGGTCGTAGCTCTGGAAGCCGGTCCGGTACATCAGGTAGGGCACGATCGTGGTGTCGGTCCCCGGGCCGCCCTTGGTCATGATGAGCACGGTGTCGAAGTACGTCAGCGAGCCGACGATCATCAGCACCGACGAGGTGGTGACGGTGTTGCGCAGCTGTGGCAGCGTGATCGAGAAGAACTGCCGGACGGGTCCCGCTCCGTCGATCGACGCGGCCTGGTGGAGCACCTGGGGGATCTGACGCGTACCGCCCTGGTAGATCAGGGTGTGGAACGGCATGAACTGCCAGCCGCCGACGAAGGCCACGGTCAGCAGCGCGCCGGTGGACGAGCTGAGGATGTTGGGGTCGATCCCGATCCACGGCCCGATCTCCTTGATGACGCCGAAGTTGGGGTCGAGTAGGGCGTGGAAGAGCACCGCGATCGCCGTGGTGGACAGCAGTAGCGGTACGAAGAAGACCGCGGACAGCACGGCACGGTTTCGCTGCCGGCCGGCCGCCCAGACGCCCAGCATCAGGGCGATCGGGGTCTGGAAGGCCCAGCTGATGACGGTCAGCAGAAGACTCAGCCGGCCGGCCTGGCGGAATTCGGGGTCCTTGAAGAGCCGGGTCCAGTTGTCGAACCCGATCAGGGTGGGGGCGGTGAGGCCGTCCCAGGAGGTGAACGACAGACAGACGGCCAGGGCCATGGGCACAATCGCGAAGAGCCCGAAGAAGACGATGCCGGGCACTGCCCAGGCGACGGAGGGGCGGCCGAAGCCTCCGCCCGCCGCGGTGCGGCGGCCGCGCCCGGGGGCGGCCGCCGCTCTGCTCCGCTGCTTCTCGAGCGGTGTGGAAACAACTGTCATGGTTACTTGAGAGCCTTCAGAGCCGCGACGAACTGCTCGGGTGTGGACTTGCCCGCGAACAGCTTGTTGATCTCGGTGAGCATCGGGGTGGCCTTGTTCGCCTCCAGTGCCTGGTCCCAGGAGAGTGTGAAGCTCGGGGCCAGCTGGACCATCTCGTACTGGAAGGCGGCGAACTCGGGGTTGGGGGACTTCTCGAGCAGCTGCGACGCGTTGGCGGTGGTGGGGATGTCGCCGCCTGCGACGAGCGCTTGCGAGTACTCCTTCGACGCCATCGTCTTCAGGAAGTCGATGGCGGCGTCCTTGTGCTTGGTGCGGGCGTTGATCGACCAGTAGTTGGTGGGGTTGCCGACCACGCTGTTCGGGTCACCGGTGCCGCCGGCCACGGTCGGGAACGCGGTCCAGCCGAGGTCCTTCTTGACGAAGTCGGGCGCCTTGCCCAGCTGGGTCGAGTACTCCCACGACCCCATCAGATGCATCGCCGCCCTGCCCTGGGCGAAGAGGGCGGGGGCGCCGCCGCCTGCGTACGAGACGGAGTTGAAGTTCTTGCCGAAGGCGCCGTCGTCGATCAGTTCCTTCACCTTCTGCGCGGCCTCGAGCACGGCCGGGTCGCCCCAGCCGGACGAGTCACCGTGTCGGATCTTCTTGAAGACGTCTGCTCCGCCGATGCGGTCGAGCAGGTACTCCAGCCACATCAGCTGGGTCCAGGCGTCGGTGCCGCCGAGCGCGAAGGGCGTGATCTTCTTCGCCTTGAAGGTGTTGATCGCCTTCTGCAGGTCGTCCCAGGTCTTGGGCGGCTGCAAACCGTTCTCGGCGAACAGCGTCTTGTTGTAGAAGAGCATCACGGGCTGCATGCCGCGCATCGGCACGCCGTAGACCTTGCCGTCGAGGCTGCCGGCCTCGACGACGGACGGCAGGAATCCGCGCCGCAGGATCTCGTCCTTCTCGAAGTACGGGGACAGATCGACGATCTGGCCCGCGTCCACGTACGGCTTGATGGAGCCGCCGCCCCAGTTGAAGAAGATGTCCGGGGCGTTCGGCGAGCCCATGGCGGTGCGGAGCTTGTTGACGTACTCGGCGCCGGGGACGGAGACCAGCTTGACCTTGACGTCCGACGACTTGTTGAAGTCGTCCACCGCAGCCTGCTGAACCTTCACCGCGTCGTCGCCGTAGACGTAGGCGGTGAGTGTCCTGCCGCCGCCGGCGCCGCTGTCGGAACCGCAGCCGGCGAGGACCGCGGCCATCGCCATGGCGGCGGCTGCCGCGGTCCCTCTGGCCGTACCCGAACCTCTGCGGAGAAAGCCCGACCCCATAACTGCCCCTTGTCGAATGTTTCGAAAAGCTTGGCGAATGTTGCCGGAACGGTACGAGGGGGTTTCCGGCGCGTCAAGAGGTCACGCGAAAGCTTTCCGTGATCAGCGGCCGGGCCTTGTGCACGCACTGCGGCGGGCTACGATCCCTGCATGAGACCCGCAGACGTCCACTCCCGACCGGAGGATCCCGCCTCGGACGAAACGGCCGAGGGCGGTGCCACACTGGCCGAGATCGCCCGCGCGGCGGGCGTGTCGGCTCCGACAGTTTCGAAAGTCCTCAACGGACGTGCCGACGTCGCAGCCGCCACCCGCACCCGGGTGGAGGAGTTGCTGCGCCGCCACGGATACCGCCGGCGGCGCGGCGCCTCGCAGCAGTCCCGGATGATCGACCTGGTCTTCCACGAGCTCGAGAGCTCCTGGGCCATGGAGGTCATCCGCGGGGTGGAGAACGTGGCACGGGAGGAGGGCCTGTCGCTGGTCCTCTCGGAGAGCGCCGGGCGCCTCATGCCCGGTCAGACCTGGGTCGACGGGGTGCTCGCCCGCCGCCCCGCGGGGGTGATCCTGGTCCTGTCCGATCTCGACGCCGCCCAGCGCGCCCAGCTGACGAGCCGTGACATCCCTTTCGTGGTGGTGGATCCGGCGGGCGACCCCGGGGACGACGTGCCCTCGGTCGGGGCGACCAACTGGCAGGGCGGTCTCGCCGCCACCCGCCATCTGCTGGAGCTCGGGCACCGCCGTATCGGTGTGATCGGCGGCCCGTCCCGGATGATGTGCAGCCGCGCCAGGATCGACGGTTACCGCTCCGCGCTGGAGAGCGCCGGGGTGGCCGCCGACCCCGAGCTGGTACGCGAGGGCGACTTCCACCACGAGGCCGGCCATGCGGCCGGTCTCGAGCTGCTGCGCCTGCCGGAGCCGCCGACCGCCGTCTTCACCGGCAACGACCTCCAGGCGCTCGGCCTCTACGAGGCCGCCCGGGAGCTGGGCGTGCGCATCCCCGAGGACCTGAGCGTCGTCGGCTTCGACGATCTGCCGCTGGCCCGCTGGGTCGGACCGCCGCTCACCACCGTGCGGCAGCCGCTGACGGAGATGGCGGAGGCAGCGGCGCGGCTCGTGCTGGATCTGGGGCGCGGCCGGCGGCCGGCGGCGAGCCGGATCGACCTGGCGACGAGTCTGGTGGTCCGCAACAGCACGGCGCCGCCCGCCGCCTGACCCCGCACGTCCTGTCGGGCGCTCTTGCCGCCCGCCGGATTTCCGCGAACAGTACGTGCCATGGCGACCGTTGTACTGGTGGGCACGCTGGACACCAAGGGTGTGGAGTACGGCTGGCTGCGCGAGCGGCTGCTGGCTGTGGGAACCGAGGTGCTGGTGGTCGACGCCGGCATCGTGGGCGAGCCGCGGATACGGGCCGACGTTCCGCGCGCCGAGGTGGCCCGCGCGGCCGGGGCCGACCTGGCCGCGTTGCGCTCGGACGCCGACCGCGGCACGGCCGTGACGACGATGGCCCGCGGGGCGGCTCGGACCGTGCTGCGGCTGTACGAGGAGGGCCGGCTGCACGCGGTCCTCGCCGTCGGCGGCAGCGGCGGCACGTCCATCGCGACCCGCGCGATGCGCCGGCTCCCGCTGGGCGTGCCGAAGGTGATGGTGTCCTCGATGGCGGCCGGCGACGTGTCGCCGTACGTCGGCGCGAGTGACATCACCATGATGTACAGCGTCGTCGACATCGCCGGGGTCAACAGCGTCCTGGCGCCGGTGCTGGCGAACGCCGCCGATGCTGCGGCCGGCATGGCGAAAGGTTTCGCTGCCGGTCCCCGGGCGCTGTTGCCCGCCGAGCTCGGCGCAGACGGCAGGCCGCTGATCGCGGCGAGCATGGCGGGCGTGACGACGGCGGGCGTCGACGCGGCCCGTGAACGGCTGACCGGACTCGGCTACGAGGTCCTGGTGTTCCATGTCAGCGGGGCCGGCGGCCGGACGCTGGAGTCGCTGGCCGGGCAGGGGCTCTTCGCGGGTGTGCTCGATCTGACCCTCAGCGAGCTCGCCGACGACCTGGCCGGCGGGATCCTCACGGCGGGGCCGGACCGGCTGACCGCCGCCGGGCGGCGGGGCACGCCCCAGGTGGTGAGCCTTGGAGCGCTCGACATGGTCAAGTTCGGGCCGCTCGACACGCTCCCCGGCCATCTGCGCGAGCGCCGCGTCCAAGTGCACAATCCGTCGATCACCTTGGTGCGCACGACGGCGGAGGAGTGTGCGGAACTGGGCCGCCGCGTCGCCGCCAAGCTGCGGGCGGCCGCCGGCCCCGCGGAGGTGTGCGTGCCCCTGCGCGGCCTGTCGACCCTGGGCGCGCCCGGCGGCCCGTACCACGATCCGGCACTGGACGAGGCACTGTTCGCCGCGCTGCGGGACGGGCTGCGGGGCAGCGCGGTCGAGGTGGTGGAGTACGACGCGGACATCAACGCTCCCGCGTTCGGCCGGGCGGCGGCGGACCGTCTGCACCGGCTGATCTCCGCGGACCGCGCGGCGGACGCCGGCCGGCCGCCCGGTTCCGGCGGTCCGGCCGTCCTACGGCCCTGAGCGGCGTCCCCTCAGGAGCCGCCGTCCTTCACCGGTTCTTCCTCACCCGGCCCGGGCGGCTTCTCCGCCCGGGCACCGGGGCAGTCCTTGTTGTCGCACGGGCCCTCCCGGTACACCGGCACGTAGACGCCCAGCGTCTTGTGCCGCTCCACCGTGGTCGGCACCGCGCGCCCGCAGACCGGGCAGGTGTGCCCGGCGCGCCCCGCTGCATGCTTCTCACCCGACATGACCCCACTTTACGACCGCTTTGCCCGCGTTTGAACTCCCCTTGAGGCCGGCTCGGCGCGACGGTCAGCGGTCCTTCCCGGGTTCCCGGTCGTCGGGGGGCGGCTTCAGCACGCTGAGCGCGACGGAAACGGCGAGGACGACGACGATCACGGCCAGGCTGAGCGGCGAGGGGATCTCGGGGACGGCGCTGCTGATCACCTCGTGGGAGGCCTGCAGGATCAGCTTGACGCCGATGAACGCGAGGATCAGCGCCAGGCCCTTGCTGAGGTAGTGGAACCGGTCCAGCAGACCGGCCAGCATGAAGTAGAGCGCCCGCAGACCCAGGATGGCGAACGCGTTGCTGGTGTAGACGATGAATGGGTCGCTGCTGACCGCCAGTACCGCGGGCACACTGTCCACCGCGAAGACCAGGTCGGCCGCCTCGATCGCGGCGACGACGGCGAGCAGCGGCGTGGCGACCCGCCTCCCCGCCTCCCTGACGAAGAACCTCGCTCCGGCGTACTCGTCCGACACCGGCATGAGCCTGCGCAGCAGGCGCACGGCGATGCTCTTGCCGGGGTCGAAGCTGTCCTCCTCCTCCCTGAGAATCTTGTAGGTGCTGTAGAAGAGGACCGCGGCGAAGGCGAACAGGACTGCGGTGAAGCGGCTGACGACGGCCACACCGGCGGCGAGGAAGACCCCGCGGAAGACCAGCGCCCCGAGAACGCCCAGAAACAGGACGCGGTGCTGATAGGCCCGTGGGACCCTGAAGTAGCCGAAGATCAGCGCGAACACGAAGAGGTTGTCCACCGACAGGCTCTTCTCCAGCAGCCAGGCCGTGGTGTATTCGACGCCCGCCTGTACGCCGACGACGAGAAAGACCACTCCGCCGAAGAGGACCGCCAGACCGACCCACACCGCGCTCCAGGCCGCTGCCTCCCTGAAACCGATGATGTGCGCCTGCCGGTGGGCAAGCAGATCGACCGCCAGCGAAATCAGCACCGCGGCGGCAAAGACGACCCACAGCCAGTACGGCACGTCGTGCACGAAGCAGACCTCACAAGCGACCGGCGGAACCGGCCAGCGACCCCTTTCCTACGAGTCTGGACGACCCGGCAGCCGTTGTCCTGCGCGCACCCGGGCGCGGCTCACCCTGCGGTGAGCAGGATCCACACCTGTCCACGGGCGAAGTTCAGCCGCTCCCCCGCCGCGTCGGTGAAGACCGTGTCACCGTCCGCGGCCGTCCGCTGCCACCGGGCGTCGAAAGCGCGGCCGTCGCGCAGCACCAGCGCCGTACCCGAACCGACCGTCTCGGTGTACGGGGACACGCTGCCGGACCGGTCGCGGAACCGGGAGGGGCGCACCTCGGTGTACTGCACGACCACCGTCGCCGGCGCGAGCCGGCCGCCGTCCGTGGTCCGCGCGGCGGCGCCGTCCATGGCCACCAGCCAGCCTTTGCGCTCGGGCGACCAGGTGAAGGTGTACCGGGCGGAGGGGTAGCGCACGGTGTGCTCGGTCAGCGGGCGCCCGCCGCCGGGGGCGGCGCCGAAGCGCATGCCGATGTCGGAGGAGTCGCTCACGTCGCGAGCGGCGGCGAGGGCGCGTTCGGGACGGAGATACAGATTGTGCGGAGCCCGGCGGTCGTCGGAGCGGACGAACGCCTCGGGCGCCGCACTCTGCGGCAGTGCGGCAAGGGGGGCCGCCTCGATCAGTGGCCTCAGCGCCGACTGGGCGCCGGAGTAGGCGAGCGCGGGCCGGCCGAACTGCCGCAGCAGCTCCAGGTCGGACTCCCGCGCGCTGCGCACGGGGCCGATCCGCTGCGGCAGCCGGGAGGAGAAGACGGCCAGTATCCGGCTGAGGCCGGACTCGACCTGCTCGACGTACACGAGGTCGGCCGCTTTGAGGCCGGTGTGGGGGCGCGCCGCACGGACATTGTCGATCTTGACGGCGAGGACCGGGCCCTGGCGTGCGGGCAGCCCGGTGAAGAACGATGTGTCCTGCTCGGACGGCGGTGGCGTGGTCTGTCCGGGCCCCGGCTCCGTGCCCGTGCACCCGTAGAGGGACACGACCAGCACCACGGCGGTGAGCATGGCGACCACACCGCCGCCGTGTCGCCGTGTGCCTCTGCTGCTGCGTCCGTGTTCCGCGTCCATCGGCCACTCTCCCCGTGCCACCAGTGGACCACGAAGGCCCCTGTTCCGACAGATCCCGGCCGTCCCTAGCCGGGCAGCAACTGCTCCGTCCAGATGGTCTTGCCCGCTGCCGTGTATCTGCTCCCCCACCGGTGCGTGAGCTGGGCGATCAGGAACAGTCCGCGTCCGCCCTCGTCGGTCACCCGTGCCCGGCGCAGATGGGGCTGGGTCTCGCTCGGGTCCGAGACCTCGCAGACCAGGCGCTGGTCGCGGATGAGCCGTACGCTCACCGGGCCGCCGGCGTAGCGGATGGCGTTGGTGAGCAGCTCGCTGACGATCAGTTCGGTGGTGAAGACGAGTTCGTCCAGCCCCCACCCGGCGAGCCGCTCCGTCACCAGCGCCCGTGCGTCGGACACGATTCGCACGTCGGCCGGGAACTCCCAGTCGGCGACGGACCCTTCGGGGGAGGCGGCCACGCGGGCCAGCAGCAGCGCCGCGTCGTCGTCGGGCGGCTGCGCCAGGAAGGGGGCCAGCATCTCCCGGCCGATCTCAGGGACCGCCGTCGCGTCCCCGGCGCCCGTACCG
This genomic interval carries:
- a CDS encoding extracellular solute-binding protein; translated protein: MAMAAVLAGCGSDSGAGGGRTLTAYVYGDDAVKVQQAAVDDFNKSSDVKVKLVSVPGAEYVNKLRTAMGSPNAPDIFFNWGGGSIKPYVDAGQIVDLSPYFEKDEILRRGFLPSVVEAGSLDGKVYGVPMRGMQPVMLFYNKTLFAENGLQPPKTWDDLQKAINTFKAKKITPFALGGTDAWTQLMWLEYLLDRIGGADVFKKIRHGDSSGWGDPAVLEAAQKVKELIDDGAFGKNFNSVSYAGGGAPALFAQGRAAMHLMGSWEYSTQLGKAPDFVKKDLGWTAFPTVAGGTGDPNSVVGNPTNYWSINARTKHKDAAIDFLKTMASKEYSQALVAGGDIPTTANASQLLEKSPNPEFAAFQYEMVQLAPSFTLSWDQALEANKATPMLTEINKLFAGKSTPEQFVAALKALK
- a CDS encoding Tm-1-like ATP-binding domain-containing protein; the protein is MATVVLVGTLDTKGVEYGWLRERLLAVGTEVLVVDAGIVGEPRIRADVPRAEVARAAGADLAALRSDADRGTAVTTMARGAARTVLRLYEEGRLHAVLAVGGSGGTSIATRAMRRLPLGVPKVMVSSMAAGDVSPYVGASDITMMYSVVDIAGVNSVLAPVLANAADAAAGMAKGFAAGPRALLPAELGADGRPLIAASMAGVTTAGVDAARERLTGLGYEVLVFHVSGAGGRTLESLAGQGLFAGVLDLTLSELADDLAGGILTAGPDRLTAAGRRGTPQVVSLGALDMVKFGPLDTLPGHLRERRVQVHNPSITLVRTTAEECAELGRRVAAKLRAAAGPAEVCVPLRGLSTLGAPGGPYHDPALDEALFAALRDGLRGSAVEVVEYDADINAPAFGRAAADRLHRLISADRAADAGRPPGSGGPAVLRP
- a CDS encoding carbohydrate ABC transporter permease — translated: MTVVSTPLEKQRSRAAAAPGRGRRTAAGGGFGRPSVAWAVPGIVFFGLFAIVPMALAVCLSFTSWDGLTAPTLIGFDNWTRLFKDPEFRQAGRLSLLLTVISWAFQTPIALMLGVWAAGRQRNRAVLSAVFFVPLLLSTTAIAVLFHALLDPNFGVIKEIGPWIGIDPNILSSSTGALLTVAFVGGWQFMPFHTLIYQGGTRQIPQVLHQAASIDGAGPVRQFFSITLPQLRNTVTTSSVLMIVGSLTYFDTVLIMTKGGPGTDTTIVPYLMYRTGFQSYDLGYASAIATALVVVATALSLLMVKFSGFGSMRSTREGM
- a CDS encoding LacI family DNA-binding transcriptional regulator, with amino-acid sequence MRPADVHSRPEDPASDETAEGGATLAEIARAAGVSAPTVSKVLNGRADVAAATRTRVEELLRRHGYRRRRGASQQSRMIDLVFHELESSWAMEVIRGVENVAREEGLSLVLSESAGRLMPGQTWVDGVLARRPAGVILVLSDLDAAQRAQLTSRDIPFVVVDPAGDPGDDVPSVGATNWQGGLAATRHLLELGHRRIGVIGGPSRMMCSRARIDGYRSALESAGVAADPELVREGDFHHEAGHAAGLELLRLPEPPTAVFTGNDLQALGLYEAARELGVRIPEDLSVVGFDDLPLARWVGPPLTTVRQPLTEMAEAAARLVLDLGRGRRPAASRIDLATSLVVRNSTAPPAA
- a CDS encoding DUF3048 domain-containing protein, which encodes MDAEHGRSSRGTRRHGGGVVAMLTAVVLVVSLYGCTGTEPGPGQTTPPPSEQDTSFFTGLPARQGPVLAVKIDNVRAARPHTGLKAADLVYVEQVESGLSRILAVFSSRLPQRIGPVRSARESDLELLRQFGRPALAYSGAQSALRPLIEAAPLAALPQSAAPEAFVRSDDRRAPHNLYLRPERALAAARDVSDSSDIGMRFGAAPGGGRPLTEHTVRYPSARYTFTWSPERKGWLVAMDGAAARTTDGGRLAPATVVVQYTEVRPSRFRDRSGSVSPYTETVGSGTALVLRDGRAFDARWQRTAADGDTVFTDAAGERLNFARGQVWILLTAG
- a CDS encoding glycoside hydrolase family 3 N-terminal domain-containing protein, whose protein sequence is MAIPHAPDAPTAPLPGDASAPGTEGPWRDPSLPAEARVEDLMGRMTLEEKTAQLYGVWVGADGDGDGVAPHQNDMVAPVDWDTLITRGLGQLTRPFGTAPVDPATGAVALARAQRQITAANRFGIPALAHEECLAGFTAWSATAYPVPLAWGATFDPGLVAAMARRIGADLRAVGVHQGLAPVLDVVRDLRWGRVEETIGEDPYLVATVGTAYVRGLQSTGIVATLKHFAGYSASAGARNLAPVRAGARELADVILPPFEMALRDGGARSVMHSYAEIDGVPAAADTRLLTGLLRDSWGFTGTVVADYFGIGFLETLHKVAADPGDAARLALTAGVDVELPTVRSYGDALVDAVRDGTVPEAAVDRALRRVLLQKCELGLLDPDWSPLPDVLGGSDDPASVRGTVDLDAPANRATARLMAEQSCVLLANAGGALPLRDARRIAVVGPRADDPLAMLGCYSFPSHVGVSHPDVPLGVDIPTVLAALTDEFPDAAVRHAAGCDVDGPDTSGIADAVRLAADADVCVAVLGDRAGLFGRGTSGEGCDAADLSLPGVQARLLDALLATGTPVVAVLVTGRPYALGRWADRLAAVVQAFFPGEEGGPALAGVLSGRVNPSGRLPVGVPHGPGGQPWTYLQPPLGLAGGVSNLDPTPLYPFGHGLSYTTFAWEAGAAAPAGIPTDGSADVEVVVRNTGDRDGAEVVQLYLHDPVAQTTRPQAQLIGYARVPLAAGEAARVRFRFHTDLASFTGVGGRRIVEPGDLELRFAASSAPQDVRHTVRLRLTGPERGCGHGRVLHCDTEVAPVTA
- a CDS encoding TerC family protein; the encoded protein is MHDVPYWLWVVFAAAVLISLAVDLLAHRQAHIIGFREAAAWSAVWVGLAVLFGGVVFLVVGVQAGVEYTTAWLLEKSLSVDNLFVFALIFGYFRVPRAYQHRVLFLGVLGALVFRGVFLAAGVAVVSRFTAVLFAFAAVLFYSTYKILREEEDSFDPGKSIAVRLLRRLMPVSDEYAGARFFVREAGRRVATPLLAVVAAIEAADLVFAVDSVPAVLAVSSDPFIVYTSNAFAILGLRALYFMLAGLLDRFHYLSKGLALILAFIGVKLILQASHEVISSAVPEIPSPLSLAVIVVVLAVSVALSVLKPPPDDREPGKDR
- a CDS encoding carbohydrate ABC transporter permease, translated to MTAHLTTAPRVRPKARRRPKGNPLVGLGTLAWLVVVLVPFYTLLSSSLTRQDAALDGNPLAFPARPTLENYNTVLGSGFLTLLTNTAIVAAATVAIVLLLCVPLSYVAVRTRSRLSSLAFRTFLLGVAIPAQAVVVPLYLLIAETGLYDSLAAVILPTAAFSMPVAVLVLTSTLRDISEELYEAMALDGATPLRMLWQLAVPMSRAGISTVAIFSALQAWNGFLFPLILTQSEEQRVLTLGLFNFMGQFGLNVPALLAAVVLSVIPIFTVYLFARRALVNGLMGVGGK